A genome region from Corynebacterium uberis includes the following:
- the eccB gene encoding type VII secretion protein EccB — protein sequence MAASGFVAPTTRAQVTGHRFLVRRVHHGLVFGDIRMIHDPLARRRRALIFGLVATVLLSLGAGLFALVSPRAQPRDATILRASSGQLYVRVDDTVHAVNNLASARLIAGAPDKPAAVSDAALAGFHHGPTVGIVDAPGFSAPSLSDAHWALCSGPGADAQARTVVRFGQAPVALSESQGILARAHGTDMLITASGRAIMPAAHTPQGRALRRRLGITDATPLWTPPAAVLSAIVERPALSWPSPLPQVIDTEEESWIAHDNAVRPITRLQRDLLADLGAPVRVRTPEEMSALPDLGGDYVVQLPAQELDFIDPAQSPPCAIDDGSTVGVLDGTDGLSSGVELPESADGAFHADAFHSPADAAGARAVDTGAGIHVIGADGVRHGLPHPEDRQVLGLSDPQPAPWPVISVLPQGTPLDREHALRVQVVGS from the coding sequence ATGGCCGCTTCTGGCTTTGTCGCGCCCACAACGCGGGCGCAGGTCACTGGGCACCGCTTCCTGGTGCGGCGGGTCCACCACGGGCTCGTTTTTGGCGATATTCGTATGATCCATGATCCGCTGGCCAGGCGGCGTCGCGCGCTGATCTTTGGGCTGGTGGCCACCGTGTTGCTCAGCCTCGGGGCGGGGCTGTTTGCCCTGGTGTCACCGCGTGCGCAGCCGCGCGATGCCACGATCCTGCGGGCTAGCAGCGGGCAGCTGTACGTGCGGGTGGATGACACGGTCCATGCGGTGAACAATCTGGCTTCTGCGCGGTTGATTGCCGGTGCGCCCGATAAGCCCGCGGCGGTGTCTGATGCGGCCCTGGCGGGCTTCCACCATGGGCCGACGGTGGGCATCGTGGATGCGCCGGGGTTTAGCGCCCCATCGCTTTCCGACGCCCACTGGGCACTGTGTTCCGGGCCTGGTGCGGATGCGCAGGCGCGCACCGTTGTGCGCTTCGGGCAGGCACCGGTGGCGCTGTCCGAGTCTCAAGGCATTCTGGCCCGCGCCCACGGCACGGACATGCTGATCACTGCATCTGGGCGGGCCATCATGCCCGCAGCGCACACACCCCAGGGCAGGGCGCTGCGCCGCCGGCTGGGCATCACGGATGCTACGCCCTTGTGGACGCCCCCTGCGGCAGTACTTAGCGCCATTGTTGAGCGCCCCGCGTTGTCCTGGCCCAGCCCGCTGCCGCAGGTCATTGACACGGAGGAGGAATCGTGGATAGCGCACGATAACGCGGTGCGCCCCATTACTCGATTGCAGCGTGACCTGCTGGCAGATCTGGGCGCGCCGGTGCGGGTGCGCACGCCTGAGGAGATGTCCGCACTGCCGGATCTGGGTGGGGACTACGTGGTGCAGCTGCCGGCTCAGGAGCTGGACTTCATTGACCCAGCCCAGAGTCCACCGTGCGCGATTGATGATGGCTCCACCGTCGGCGTGCTCGATGGCACGGATGGCCTGAGCAGTGGTGTGGAGCTTCCCGAGTCTGCGGACGGGGCCTTCCACGCAGACGCCTTCCACAGCCCCGCCGATGCGGCTGGCGCCCGGGCGGTTGACACCGGGGCGGGCATTCACGTCATTGGGGCAGACGGGGTGCGCCATGGGCTGCCTCATCCGGAGGATAGACAGGTGCTGGGCCTATCCGACCCGCAGCCTGCCCCCTGGCCGGTGATCTCCGTCCTGCCGCAGGGCACCCCGCTGGACCGGGAGCATGCGCTGCGCGTCCAGGTGGTGGGCAGCTAG
- a CDS encoding S8 family serine peptidase — MPLAGVLLAASTPLPVGAEPTETDPGAACASPLYPIAPQPGAQPAHPQVDPDQLRDAHRLATGAGVTVAVIDTGVSAHRLLPRLKAGPDLVDPSDANALRDCDGHGTIVAGIIAANPGHGDEPLSVGIAPDATLLSIRQSSAHARRTQGEEDTDSADSDASQAHRGTLASLATAIDAAVTAGARVINMSVVACVPADTAGRLDTSGLDAALSKAEAAGTVVIAAAGNTTGDCDATSVVYPAHSPTVLAVTATSDAHNRADYALPAAPGAASLAAAGLAPVALSPDGHGLAIGLGSGPAGRPHQATPFAGTSFAAPVIAGTAALIIQRHPDYSAADVRAVLRAAAQPPWGGINIAHATSTVGVPAYGESPAPARSIAPAHPADTRAARRATALSLVLAAASALGVVVAGIIHGSAPRRQRPQLT, encoded by the coding sequence ATGCCGTTGGCCGGTGTGCTGCTCGCCGCCTCAACACCCCTGCCCGTCGGCGCCGAACCAACCGAGACGGACCCCGGCGCCGCATGCGCGAGTCCGCTGTACCCGATTGCCCCGCAGCCCGGCGCGCAGCCCGCCCATCCACAGGTCGATCCCGATCAGCTGCGGGATGCCCACCGGCTGGCCACCGGCGCCGGGGTCACGGTCGCGGTCATTGATACGGGGGTCAGCGCCCATCGGCTACTGCCCCGCCTGAAGGCCGGGCCGGATCTGGTGGACCCGAGTGATGCGAACGCGCTGCGTGATTGCGACGGCCACGGCACCATCGTCGCCGGAATCATCGCCGCCAATCCCGGCCACGGCGACGAGCCTCTGTCCGTGGGAATCGCCCCCGACGCCACGCTGCTGTCCATCCGCCAGTCCTCCGCGCACGCGCGCCGAACCCAAGGGGAGGAAGACACGGACTCGGCGGATTCCGATGCCAGCCAAGCACACCGCGGTACCCTCGCCTCCCTGGCCACGGCTATCGACGCCGCCGTCACCGCCGGTGCCCGAGTAATTAATATGTCCGTCGTCGCCTGCGTGCCCGCCGATACTGCCGGCCGCCTCGACACCAGCGGCCTCGACGCTGCGTTGAGCAAGGCAGAGGCCGCGGGCACGGTGGTCATTGCCGCGGCAGGAAACACGACCGGGGACTGCGACGCCACCTCCGTGGTCTATCCCGCACATTCACCCACCGTGCTCGCCGTGACGGCCACGTCCGATGCGCACAATCGCGCCGACTACGCCCTGCCCGCCGCCCCTGGCGCCGCCAGTCTTGCCGCCGCGGGACTCGCCCCGGTGGCCTTAAGCCCCGATGGCCACGGCCTTGCCATCGGTTTGGGTTCCGGCCCGGCGGGGCGACCACACCAGGCGACTCCATTTGCCGGCACCAGCTTTGCCGCGCCGGTTATTGCCGGTACGGCGGCGTTGATCATCCAACGCCATCCCGATTACTCTGCCGCCGATGTTCGTGCCGTGCTGCGTGCCGCCGCCCAGCCGCCCTGGGGAGGCATCAACATCGCCCACGCCACCAGCACCGTCGGGGTTCCCGCCTACGGCGAGTCACCGGCGCCCGCGCGAAGCATCGCGCCAGCACACCCGGCAGATACCCGGGCGGCGCGCCGCGCCACCGCACTCAGCCTGGTGTTGGCAGCGGCCAGTGCCCTGGGCGTAGTCGTGGCGGGCATCATCCACGGGAGCGCACCCCGCCGCCAGCGCCCCCAGCTGACCTAG
- the eccD gene encoding type VII secretion integral membrane protein EccD has product MPTDHLRRVTMRFIVGGCQRESDLTIPASCALADVLPEAADLCAAPRPARPWQARTPAGVLIDAAVALAHTPVRDGSLIIVEPTESRPAPVIRDAAEALAATDSRHSPWPHGDLVLPERTTATLCCLLGAVGLAALAVPWLPAWAIAGILGGSLLAIVVWCRELTEVCCAAISCLVASGALWVRAGASGALAHASLPAVIATATLLGVLGVLIPAWLRIRGWGVSTVCAGMTALALVGCGLGGWAISRTLLGASAAVCAAGMGVLLSTPGLATALSGLRVPVLPTAGEDLAASDTADPHVTQRAARARRIHTGITAGVAASAGPALVLMGLAARQDTVHSAFGLVLGIAVAGGVIFHGLRHITPGCRLSYGTLAVAGMLGAAVAGTSVHAHPIAAAIVGITGMTALSSPLWISRLGSPQPTTVAWLEKAESLLVAAVFPLAAHLMGLFALIRGLG; this is encoded by the coding sequence CGCGCTCGCAGACGTCCTGCCAGAAGCCGCCGACCTGTGCGCGGCTCCCCGTCCCGCACGCCCCTGGCAGGCGCGCACCCCCGCCGGAGTGCTTATCGACGCCGCCGTCGCCCTCGCCCACACTCCCGTGCGCGATGGCAGCCTCATCATCGTCGAACCAACCGAGTCGCGTCCGGCCCCCGTGATCCGCGATGCCGCCGAGGCTCTCGCCGCCACGGACTCCCGGCACTCGCCGTGGCCCCACGGCGACCTGGTGCTTCCCGAACGCACCACCGCCACCCTATGCTGCCTGCTCGGCGCGGTGGGCCTGGCCGCGCTGGCTGTTCCCTGGCTGCCGGCCTGGGCCATCGCAGGAATACTCGGCGGCAGTCTATTGGCCATTGTGGTGTGGTGCCGCGAGCTCACCGAGGTGTGCTGTGCGGCCATATCCTGCCTGGTAGCCAGCGGCGCCCTGTGGGTCAGGGCGGGGGCTTCCGGGGCGCTTGCCCACGCCAGCCTTCCGGCCGTGATCGCCACCGCGACCCTCCTGGGTGTCCTCGGCGTGCTTATTCCCGCGTGGCTGCGCATCCGGGGCTGGGGCGTGAGCACTGTGTGCGCGGGGATGACCGCCCTGGCGCTGGTCGGGTGCGGCCTGGGTGGCTGGGCCATTTCCCGAACCCTGCTGGGTGCCAGCGCAGCTGTGTGCGCGGCAGGGATGGGTGTGTTGCTGAGCACACCCGGCCTGGCAACGGCACTGTCCGGGTTGCGAGTACCCGTGCTGCCCACCGCCGGGGAGGATCTTGCGGCCAGTGACACCGCAGACCCACACGTCACGCAGCGTGCCGCGCGCGCCCGCCGAATACACACCGGCATCACCGCAGGAGTCGCTGCCAGTGCCGGCCCAGCGTTGGTGCTCATGGGGTTAGCTGCTCGCCAAGACACCGTTCATTCCGCCTTCGGGCTGGTGCTGGGCATCGCGGTAGCCGGTGGCGTGATCTTCCATGGCCTGCGCCACATCACCCCGGGGTGCCGCCTGTCCTACGGCACGCTTGCGGTCGCGGGGATGCTGGGAGCAGCGGTGGCGGGAACCAGCGTCCACGCACACCCAATAGCGGCGGCCATCGTTGGTATCACCGGAATGACCGCGCTGAGTAGTCCGCTATGGATCTCGCGGCTCGGCTCCCCCCAACCCACCACGGTGGCCTGGCTAGAAAAGGCCGAATCGCTGCTGGTTGCCGCCGTCTTCCCCCTCGCCGCCCACCTGATGGGCCTGTTCGCGCTGATCCGGGGGCTGGGATGA